From a region of the Sminthopsis crassicaudata isolate SCR6 chromosome 6, ASM4859323v1, whole genome shotgun sequence genome:
- the LOC141547057 gene encoding olfactory receptor 10AG1-like yields MERSNVTFVVEFILLGFSDIPKLRNLLFGIFLIIYMSILVGNGLLIIIIKTNPALQTPMYFFLGNFSFLEICYTSVTLPRILRDIWTQKGNIPFLSCAIQIGSLYVLGIAECLLLAVMAYDRYVAICKPLYYPVIMNHKLCVQLVIASWITGMPAQIGVTYYIFSLNFCGSNKLNHIFCDAPPLLKVACGDTSQKELSIHINTLIFIMLPFLFILISYIKIITTILKLPLTSGKSKAFSTCSSHLIAVCLFFGTGSIVYLRPKSSHSAKSDKVFSLFYTTVIPLLNPLIYSLRNKDVIAALRKILPK; encoded by the coding sequence atggaaagaagTAATGTTACATTTGTGGTGGAATTCATTCTTCTGGGATTTTCTGACATTCCCAAACTGCGAAATctcttatttggaatttttttaatcatctataTGAGTATACTTGTAGGAAATGGCCTGCTCATTATTATAATTAAGACAAATCCTGCTCTTCAGACTCCTATGTACTTTTTCCTTGGAAACTTTTCCTTCTTGGAAATCTGTTACACATCAGTCACTCTCCCTAGAATATTAAGAGATATTTGGACTCAGAAAGGAAACATTCCATTTCTGTCATGTGCTATACAAATTGGCTCCCTTTATGTTCTAGGAATTGCAGAATGCTTACTCTTGGCTGTGATGGCTTATGATAGATATGTAGCCATCTGTAAGCCTCTTTACTATCCTGTCATCATGAATCATAAGTTATGTGTCCAACTGGTGATTGCCTCCTGGATCACTGGGATGCCAGCTCAGATAGGTGTCacatattatattttctctctgaaCTTTTGTGGTTCTAACAAACTCAATCATATTTTCTGTGATGCTCCACCATTACTGAAGGTTGCTTGTGGGGACACATCTCAGAAAGAGCTTTCTATTCATATTAATACTCTGATTTTTATTATGCTTCCCTTCTTGTTTATACTCATATCCTATATCAAAATCATCACCACTATTCTGAAACTGCCATTGACTTCAGGGAAATCCAAAGCCTTTTCTACTTGTTCTTCTCACCTTATAGCTGTATGTTTATTTTTTGGGACCGGTAGTATTGTGTATTTGCGTCCCAAATCCAGTCATTCAGCCAAATCTGAcaaagttttctctcttttctatacTACTGTGATTCCACTGTTAAACCCCTTGATATATAGCCTGAGGAATAAGGATGTAATTGCTGCACTGAGAAAGATCCTTCCAAAATGA